The following are encoded in a window of Acropora muricata isolate sample 2 chromosome 6, ASM3666990v1, whole genome shotgun sequence genomic DNA:
- the LOC136920317 gene encoding uncharacterized protein, whose protein sequence is MNEKKLERGDKNAWHLWRISMAEQLNVDVIIKLGGCAVTDKRNFETVKYEAIDACAKVVKRINGKCIVVHGAGSFGHFQAHEYALTNGFSEDLQNSRIGFAKTRQSVTKLQQMVIESFISNGIPAVGISPCGSWMTTEGVVTRSAIHPIVQCVAAGFVPILHGDCVLDTKQGCAILSGDKIIEKLVEELHPGRVVFLTDVDGIYNKPPDNEDATLIRKVFVNPSGKMSVAIATSVLTHDVTGGVCEKLRTASNIVLISGGKTRVFVANVMAEATVYSVCVLGALSEDEESGTEILGKV, encoded by the exons atgaatgaaaaaaaactggaaCGAGGCGACAAGAACGCCTGGCATCTTTGGCGTATTTCGATGGCGGAGCAGTTAAATGTTGATGTGATCATAAAACTTGGTGGCTGTGCAGTTACAgataaaagaaattttgaaacagTGAAGTACGAGGCTATTGATGCTTGCGCCAAGGTGGTGAAAAGGATCAATGGAAAATGCATTGTGGTGCATGGAGCCGG ATCCTTTGGTCACTTTCAAGCCCATGAGTATGCTTTAACCAATGGCTTCTCTGAAGACCTCCAAAATAGTCGCATTGGCTTTGCAAAGACTAGGCAGTCTGTTACCAAG tTGCAACAGATGGTTATTGAATCATTCATTTCAAATGGTATCCCAGCAGTTGGAATTTCA CCATGTGGTTCATGGATGACCACTGAAGGAGTGGTGACAAGATCAGCCATCCATCCTATAGTTCAATGTGTAGCAGCAGGGTTTGTACCAATTCTTCATGGGGACTGTGTGTTGGACACTAAACAAGGATGTGCAATTCTTAGTGGAGACAAAATTATTGAG AAATTAGTTGAGGAACTTCATCCAGGCAGAGTTGTGTTTTTGACAGATGTTGATGGCATTTATAACAAACCCCCAGATAATGAAG ATGCAACTTTGATAAGGAAGGTCTTTGTGAATCCAAGTGGAAAAATGTCAGTTGCTATAGCGACGTCAGTTTTGACTCATGACGTGACTGGTGGGGTTTGCGAGAAGCTGCGAACGGCTTCAAATATAGTACTTATTTCTGGGGGAAAGACTCGTGTCTTCGTGGCAAATGTAATGGCGGAGGCTACTGTTTATTCTGTGTGTGTTCTTGGAGCTCTCTCTGAGGATGAGGAAAGTGGCACGGAAATCCTTGGAAAGGTGTAA